A region of the Alphaproteobacteria bacterium genome:
CCTTCATAGTTTACTATTAAGTGAAGCCGTTGATAAATCTAATTTTATCATAGGCGTCCATACCATCATTCAGAGCCACCCTTTAAGGGGTGGCGTGGAATCTCATCAAATATAACCACTTAACACAATAGTTGTGATGAGATCGCAGAGACTCCAGGGGCTCTCGACGAGAGCCCTCTGAGTGACGGTACAATTTATCTTACAATGGTAGAGCGACAGGTCGCGGGTGTGACAATGGGTAGACAAAAAGAGACGTGAATGACGATGAAGGGTGGGAATAAGAATGAGCCTCACCACTCCGTCACCCTGAGCTTGTTTCGGCATGACACAGCTGAGAGTCGTTCGCCTTCTATCCCTTTAAAGCCTTCATGAGGAGTTCGTTGATCATCTGAGGATTCGCTTTTCCTTGAGACTTTTTCATGATTTGTCCAACAAAGAAACCAAAGACTTTTTCTTTACCTGCTTTATAATCAGCAGCCATGCTTGGGTTCTCTGAGAGCAATTCAGTAACCATCGCCTCTAATGCGCCAGTGTCAGAAACTTGCTCAAGGCCTTTTTCCTTCACAATTTGGCTGGCGGTCTTTGATGAATCTTCAAGCATCTCAGCAAACACATCTTTTGCCATGCGGTTTGAGATGGTTCCTTTAGCAATCAAATCAATCAATTCAGCCAAGTGATCAACTGAGATTGGCGATTGATCAATTTCAAGGCCTAGGCGATTAAGAGCACCAAATAATTCACCTGTGACCCAAGTCACAACCAGACGAGCATCACGACCTTTTACAATGGATTCAAAGAAATCAGCTCTTTGACGATCGCCTACAAGAACAGAGGCATCGTAGTGGGTGACGCCAAAATCTTTCATGAAACGCTCAATCTTTTGATCAGGCAATTCAGGAAGGCTTGCCTTAATTTCATCAACCCATTTTTGTTCCAATTGCAGTGGCATCAAATCTGGGTCAGGGAAGTAGCGATAATCATGGGCTTCTTCTTTACTGCGCAGAGATCTTGACTCACCCTTAACAGCATCCCAAAGACGTGTTTCTTGTTTGATTTCTCCGCCATCTTCTAAAATTTCAACTTGACGACGCGCTTCATATTCAATCGCTTGTTGCATGAAGCGAACAGAGTTCACGTTCTTAATTTCGCATCTGGTACCAAATTCATCGCCAGGGCGACGGACAGATACGTTCACGTCGCAGCGCATAGAGCCT
Encoded here:
- the gatB gene encoding Asp-tRNA(Asn)/Glu-tRNA(Gln) amidotransferase subunit GatB, whose amino-acid sequence is MTDTKNYIKGNTGPWEIVVGLEVHAQITSKAKLFSGASTDFGAEPNSQVDYLDAGMPGMLPVLNKYCVEQAIRTGLGLNAQINLYSVFDRKNYFYADLPLGYQISQFAHPIVGEGVVTVDLEDSSTKEIRIHRLHLEIDAGKSVHDLSPDHTYIDLNRAGVALMEIVSEPDIRSSAEAAAYIRKLRTILRYLGTCDGNMEQGSMRCDVNVSVRRPGDEFGTRCEIKNVNSVRFMQQAIEYEARRQVEILEDGGEIKQETRLWDAVKGESRSLRSKEEAHDYRYFPDPDLMPLQLEQKWVDEIKASLPELPDQKIERFMKDFGVTHYDASVLVGDRQRADFFESIVKGRDARLVVTWVTGELFGALNRLGLEIDQSPISVDHLAELIDLIAKGTISNRMAKDVFAEMLEDSSKTASQIVKEKGLEQVSDTGALEAMVTELLSENPSMAADYKAGKEKVFGFFVGQIMKKSQGKANPQMINELLMKALKG